The Leptospira stimsonii genome includes the window ATCATCGATCGCAACATCGGAAGGGTTTCTGAATCGAAACCGTCTGAGCTCGTCACCTAAAAGCGCAGAATAATACTTTATCCCAGCATCCTGACTCCCACCAGCGAGATTGATTCGGAGTGCATCTAATCTTGCTTTTTGAATCTGGTTAAGCCCTGTATTACCTTCAATTTGTTCTAACTCCGACATGCTTTCTGGCCAATCGCCAGAAAGATAATAAGAATTAGAGAGGAGAAGCCTCGCTAAAGTAAAGTCGCTCTTGATTGAAAGCGCCTTAAGAAAGCTTTCCCGAGAAGATGAATACTGAGAGTTATTAAAGTAGGAGAAACCCCTAGAAAAATGCGTCCTTGCCTCTTTTTCCTGGATAGAAAAATTTGGAAGCCCGTCGGAATTCAAAGAAAAAGATGTTAAGAATACTACGAGGAGGATAAGAAATCGATTAGAGTGCATAATTGAATTCTTACATTTGCTCCAATCTCTATTAACATTGAAAAGAGACATAATTTCAAGAATTTTTTACGAACGCGGAAGGAATAAACCTTATAAAAATGTGAAACACTTCTCGTTTTTTGAGAAAAAGGTTAAAACTCTCCTAACCACTTAGAGGTCGAAATTCTATTTGTCTGCCCGTTCTCGGGAATACACTTTTAAGTTTCGAATTTCGTAAAGGTTGGAGAGGTCGGAATTCTCGATGGAAAACGTCTTTAGAAATAGCATTTTGGATTCGAGGGAAGCCTTCTGAGTTGATCGGAGAGCGACTCTTTTTCCAGCTCTCATGACGCTCAAGCCAGATTTCTCGTTTCGCACGATTTTCAAGGAGTTCGCTCCGCGTTTCCCGGAGAAGAAAATCTAGAATAAAGATGTAGTTCCGAAATCTTTTTTCTATCTGATTTAATTCTTCCAAGGAGACTTCCATACTACATTGAATATCGGAATCTCTCGAGAAAAATGGAAAAAATTATGCAGTATTCAACTCAAAATTTCTTCTTCTCGAAAGTCGCTTTAGGATCATTCTCTTATTCGAAAAAATCGTATAATAAAAATAGATTGGATTTACCGTTCTCCTTTCTAACCTTAGGATCTCAGTTTTCTCATCTTGAAGAGAGATATCTTCGTCTCTATCACTATCTACGAGTCCTGAAAAAAATTTACAAATGGAAATTCCGAAATAAAAGCCCACAAGTTTAGCCTCATACCAATCTTGATGATCCGGTCGAAACGAAAGTCGAATTAGATTTTGTCTTTTCGATTGGTATAGCGTTTTTCGAAAAGCTGTGTCGGGAAATTTGGAGAAGAGATTCCTGTTCTGAAATTTTATAATTAGATAGTGAAAGTAGTTTTTAAGATTGCCGTGTCTCCTAATTCTATTCCTCAGAAATCCTTCCAAATGTTTTGGAATGAGCAAGTCCGAAGGACCAATGGATCTCTTGGATTTGCCATGAAACTCGGTGAACTCTTGAATTTGATTCATTCTTCTTTTCTCCTCTAAAGAATACAGTTCCAAGAGGTGATCTTAAAAGACGAAGATGTTGAATTTTTTTAAGAAAAAGATTGAAGAACGGCAATGTGTGCTTCTACGGATTCTGCCAAAGAAGTTAAGTCGTAACCTCCTTCTAAAAAAGAAAGAACCCTTCCTTGGCAAACGTTCTTCGCGCATTCAAGAACGATTCTTGTTAATTTTTCGAAACCACTAGTGGAAATTTGCATCCCTCCAAGCGGATCGTTCTTGTGGGCATCAAAACCTGCAGATATCAAGATGATTTCCGGATTAAATCTTTCAATCGTAGGAACAATTGTTTCCTTAAATAAATTTATGTAAGTATTGTCTTCTGTTCCTGCTTTGAGAGGAATATTTTTCGTCGTCCCGATCCCCATTGCTTCTCCCGTTTCGGTCGGAAGTCCAGTCATCGGATAAAAAGGGAATTGATGGATAGAAAGGAAGAAAACGCTTGGATCTCCATAGAAAAATTCTTGCGTTCCATTTCCATGGTGAACATCCCAATCTAAGATAAAAATTTTCTTAAGGCCACGAAGTTGAAGGTATTTAGCTGCGATCGCTATATTATTTAACATACAAAAACCCATAATTCTATTTTGCTCAGCATGATGTCCCGGCGGTCGGAGGAGTGAGAATCCATTCTTGATTTTCCCTTCAAGCAAAGTATCTGCCATGGTAGTTCCGGAACTTGCCGCTTTGAAAGCCGAAAACCATGATTTTTCCGTAAAAGGTGTGTCAGAATCAAAATAACCTCTTTTGCCTTTGGAATTCTCTATTTTTTGAATATGATTTCTGCTGTGCGTTTGGTTCAGAAAATCAATTGTGATATCCTGAATCTCCGGTTGATAGAGGGAAGAAAAATAGGTCTTCTTTTGAAGAAGTTCTATACAGGCGATTAATCTGTCCGAGTTTTCGAAATGGGGACTCGTAGAGTTCGAGTTATGATAAAGAAATGCCTCTGAAAAAATAAGACCCGTTGCCATCTTTTAACTCCAAAGAGAAACTTTATTGAATCTATTATTTTCTTTATTCTGGAAAACGAATCGACCCTTTTTCAGAATTTCTCACGTCTTTCTTTTAGTTATAGTTGGAGAATTCCGACATTTAAGAGAGAAATCAATTGTTTCCGCCTGATCTTGTAACCATGAATCAACAAATCGTATCATTCTTAATTATT containing:
- a CDS encoding DUF1564 family protein; amino-acid sequence: MNQIQEFTEFHGKSKRSIGPSDLLIPKHLEGFLRNRIRRHGNLKNYFHYLIIKFQNRNLFSKFPDTAFRKTLYQSKRQNLIRLSFRPDHQDWYEAKLVGFYFGISICKFFSGLVDSDRDEDISLQDEKTEILRLERRTVNPIYFYYTIFSNKRMILKRLSRRRNFELNTA
- a CDS encoding histone deacetylase family protein, with protein sequence MATGLIFSEAFLYHNSNSTSPHFENSDRLIACIELLQKKTYFSSLYQPEIQDITIDFLNQTHSRNHIQKIENSKGKRGYFDSDTPFTEKSWFSAFKAASSGTTMADTLLEGKIKNGFSLLRPPGHHAEQNRIMGFCMLNNIAIAAKYLQLRGLKKIFILDWDVHHGNGTQEFFYGDPSVFFLSIHQFPFYPMTGLPTETGEAMGIGTTKNIPLKAGTEDNTYINLFKETIVPTIERFNPEIILISAGFDAHKNDPLGGMQISTSGFEKLTRIVLECAKNVCQGRVLSFLEGGYDLTSLAESVEAHIAVLQSFS